Part of the Candidatus Binataceae bacterium genome is shown below.
TTTCGCCCGCCCCGCTGGTCGAGGCGGCGCAAGCTTGGCTCGCGACGCTTTCTCCCAGCCAGCGCGCGGCGGCCTGTTTTCCGCTGGACTCGGTGCAATGGCGCGCCTGGAGCAATGTGCACGTTTACATGATGCGACATGGCGTATGCCTGGACGATGTCGACGATCGGCAAAAAGGCGCGGCTCTGAAGTTGGTGCGTGCTGGCATGAGCGCAGCGGGATTTGAATCGGCGCGCGCAGTGATGAAGCTTAACGAGCACATTCGTGAAATTACCGGCCGCGACGACAATTACGGCGAATGGTATTACTGGATGAGCTTGTTCGGTAATCCCTCGGCCACCCAACCGTGGGGCTGGCAGCTTGACGGCCATCACCTGGTCATCAATTGCCTAGTGATTGGCGAGCAGATCGTGATGACGCCCACCTTCTTAGGTTCTGAACCGGTAGTGGCGCATTCAGGCAAATACGCCGGCGTTCGCGTGCTAGCCGAAGAGGAGGAAAGGGGCTTCGCGGTCATGAATGCGCTCAGTCCGGCGCAGCGCGCGCGCGCCACCTTGGCGCGAACACTACCCGAGGAACTCTTTGCTGCCGCCTTTCGCGACAATCTGCGCCTCAACTACGAGGGTATCGCTTATCCAGATCTCGGCCCGGCCCAACAGGATCTGCTATTGGGACTGGTGGGGACTTACGTGGGCCGGATGCACTCTGGACACGCCGCGCTTAAGCTGGAGGAGATCAAAGCCCATTTGCCGAGTACCTATTTTGCCTGGATGGGCGAATGCGCGCCTGAAGGCGTGTTCTACTATCGCGTCCACAGCCCGGTCATCTTGATCGAGTTCGACCATCAGCCGGGAGTTGCGCTGAACAACGATGAGCACAATCGCAACCACATCCATACCGTGGTGCGAACTCCCAACGGCAACGACTACGGAATGGATCTTTTGCGCCAGCATTACGAACGCTTCGACCACTCCCATCCGCACACCCCCCATCGTTTGGGTAAGCCCTCCTGACGCGGAGTGAAATGAGTGGGCGCACGGTATGCCGGTTGCGCGCTTTTGGCAACTAGCGTGCCCGGTGAGTTAAAAGGCCGACCTTGACGCGGCCAGCCGCGCGGTGGATGGATTGACCGCGCGCGGGCGGCCATGTTTTCATAGCCGCCGAGTGGTTCATTCAATCCATGGCGCTTAAGATCGCAGCCTGCGTCAAGCAGATCCCGCTAATCGAAGATGTCAACTTCGATCCGGTAACCAAGACCATC
Proteins encoded:
- a CDS encoding DUF3500 domain-containing protein, which gives rise to METLEPRTNRPNLPAKHSNFPHPERLRRSIERAHASLAEPFVGISSDGSPSHGLFPLRSTGISPAPLVEAAQAWLATLSPSQRAAACFPLDSVQWRAWSNVHVYMMRHGVCLDDVDDRQKGAALKLVRAGMSAAGFESARAVMKLNEHIREITGRDDNYGEWYYWMSLFGNPSATQPWGWQLDGHHLVINCLVIGEQIVMTPTFLGSEPVVAHSGKYAGVRVLAEEEERGFAVMNALSPAQRARATLARTLPEELFAAAFRDNLRLNYEGIAYPDLGPAQQDLLLGLVGTYVGRMHSGHAALKLEEIKAHLPSTYFAWMGECAPEGVFYYRVHSPVILIEFDHQPGVALNNDEHNRNHIHTVVRTPNGNDYGMDLLRQHYERFDHSHPHTPHRLGKPS